One part of the Vibrio palustris genome encodes these proteins:
- a CDS encoding ABC transporter ATP-binding protein, with the protein MFTISDVTLVRNARKILSVEQLSIPTDQLTVVLGHNGSGKSTLMSLLAGQQTADSGTVKLHEHVISELGAKELAKKIAFLPQNLPASAGMTVRELVRLGRFPWRGALGRWRQDDSAIVDEAIAKTGMMEFANTLVDDLSGGERQRAWVAMLLAQQSPVLILDEPTSALDIQHQYQLLSLLAELNQQHQCGIIVILHDLNLALRYATHIVALREGSIAFSGPVSTLHDEQRLSELYQTPIKLMDHPDSQGTDTINKVAVVCA; encoded by the coding sequence ATGTTTACAATTTCGGATGTAACATTGGTTCGTAATGCGCGCAAGATTCTTTCTGTCGAGCAGCTCTCCATTCCGACCGATCAACTGACAGTGGTGCTGGGGCACAATGGCTCGGGGAAGTCGACCTTAATGAGTCTGTTGGCCGGCCAGCAAACGGCAGACAGCGGCACGGTAAAGTTGCATGAGCACGTTATTAGTGAGCTAGGCGCCAAAGAGTTAGCCAAAAAAATTGCGTTTTTGCCGCAAAATTTACCGGCCAGCGCCGGAATGACCGTGAGAGAGTTGGTACGTTTGGGGCGCTTTCCGTGGCGAGGTGCGTTAGGCCGTTGGCGTCAAGACGATAGCGCAATTGTTGATGAAGCCATCGCCAAAACCGGGATGATGGAATTTGCCAATACCTTAGTGGATGATTTGTCCGGTGGTGAGCGCCAGCGAGCTTGGGTCGCGATGTTATTAGCGCAGCAGTCGCCAGTGCTGATTCTTGATGAACCGACATCAGCGCTCGATATACAGCACCAATATCAATTGTTATCCCTATTGGCAGAGCTCAACCAACAACATCAATGCGGCATTATTGTCATTTTGCATGATCTAAATTTAGCGTTACGTTATGCCACCCATATTGTGGCGTTGCGTGAGGGCAGCATCGCCTTTTCAGGGCCAGTTTCCACGTTACATGATGAACAACGCCTATCTGAACTTTATCAAACCCCGATTAAATTAATGGATCATCCTGATTCTCAGGGGACAGACACAATAAATAAGGTGGCGGTGGTATGCGCATAA
- the recQ gene encoding ATP-dependent DNA helicase RecQ, whose translation MTATLPAEQSDTPIAPHTVLRDVFGYQTFRVGQQEVIDAAIAGQDSLVIMPTGGGKSLCYQIPALVLEGITLVISPLISLMKDQVDQLKANGVAAECVNSTMTREALQSVYSRIHSGQLKLLYVSPERVLTRDFLERLDTMHISMIAVDEAHCISQWGHDFRREYAALGQLKQRFQHVPMMALTATADDATRSDILSRLSLIEPHVYLGSFDRPNIRYTLMEKHKPVAQVVRYITTTQRGQCGIIYCGSRKKVEMVTEKLCNNHIRAAGYHAGMETDERAWVQEAFQRDDVQIVVATVAFGMGINKPNVRFVLHFDIPRNIESYYQETGRAGRDGLPAEAVMLYDPSDINWLRRMLDEKEDGPQKQVETHKLNAMNSFAEAQTCRRQVLLNYFGEYREKPCGNCDVCLDPPKRFDATEEARKALSCVYRVNQSFGVSYIVEVLRGMQNIRVRENGHDKISTYGIGRDHSHDYWVSIFRQLIHKGLLHQNITRNSTLQLTEEARPLLRGDMELELAVPRLDTAARSAKSDKLSSKNYDKKLFAKLRNLRKSIADEEELPPYVVFNDATLIEMAEMLPTSYGEMLAVNGVGQRKLDKYADAFLDLIQEHLTNHG comes from the coding sequence ATGACTGCTACTTTACCTGCTGAACAATCTGACACTCCTATTGCCCCTCACACGGTGTTGCGTGACGTATTTGGTTACCAAACATTCCGTGTAGGACAACAAGAGGTGATTGATGCCGCAATTGCTGGGCAAGACAGTTTAGTGATCATGCCTACAGGGGGAGGAAAATCACTGTGCTACCAGATTCCTGCTTTAGTGCTTGAGGGAATTACCCTCGTGATTTCGCCACTGATTTCTTTAATGAAAGACCAAGTCGATCAGTTAAAAGCTAACGGTGTGGCGGCCGAATGCGTCAACTCAACCATGACACGTGAAGCATTGCAGTCGGTTTATAGCCGCATTCATTCTGGACAGCTTAAGTTATTATACGTCTCGCCAGAGCGAGTTCTCACTCGAGATTTCCTCGAACGACTCGATACCATGCATATTTCTATGATTGCGGTTGATGAAGCGCACTGTATTTCACAGTGGGGGCATGACTTTAGACGGGAATATGCAGCGCTAGGGCAACTTAAACAGCGATTCCAGCATGTGCCGATGATGGCGTTGACTGCCACTGCTGATGACGCCACTCGTAGTGATATTTTGAGTCGGTTAAGTTTGATTGAGCCTCATGTGTATTTAGGCAGCTTTGATCGTCCGAATATTCGCTACACCTTAATGGAAAAGCATAAGCCGGTTGCACAAGTGGTGCGTTACATCACCACGACACAACGCGGACAGTGCGGCATTATTTATTGCGGCAGTCGTAAAAAAGTCGAAATGGTGACCGAGAAACTGTGTAATAACCATATTCGCGCCGCTGGGTATCACGCGGGCATGGAAACCGATGAGCGAGCTTGGGTACAAGAAGCCTTTCAGCGCGATGATGTACAAATAGTTGTGGCGACGGTGGCCTTTGGGATGGGGATCAATAAGCCTAACGTTAGGTTTGTCTTGCACTTTGATATTCCACGTAACATTGAGTCCTATTACCAAGAAACTGGCCGAGCTGGCCGGGATGGGCTACCAGCAGAAGCGGTCATGCTTTATGACCCGTCGGACATCAACTGGTTGCGCAGGATGTTAGATGAAAAAGAAGATGGCCCCCAAAAACAGGTAGAGACTCACAAGCTTAATGCCATGAATAGTTTTGCCGAAGCGCAAACGTGTCGTCGCCAAGTGTTGCTAAATTACTTTGGTGAGTATCGCGAGAAGCCGTGCGGTAACTGTGATGTCTGTTTAGACCCTCCCAAGCGTTTTGATGCGACAGAAGAGGCGCGTAAAGCGTTATCTTGCGTGTATCGGGTCAATCAAAGCTTTGGCGTGAGTTATATCGTCGAAGTGTTACGTGGCATGCAAAACATTCGTGTGCGCGAAAATGGTCATGATAAAATTTCCACGTATGGTATCGGGCGTGATCATAGCCACGATTACTGGGTCAGTATTTTTCGCCAGTTGATTCATAAAGGCTTGTTGCATCAAAATATTACTCGCAACTCGACTCTGCAACTTACCGAAGAGGCAAGACCGCTATTACGTGGCGATATGGAATTAGAATTAGCCGTACCACGCTTGGATACAGCGGCTCGCTCGGCGAAATCCGATAAATTATCCAGTAAAAATTACGATAAAAAACTGTTCGCTAAATTACGTAATCTGCGCAAAAGCATTGCAGATGAAGAAGAGTTGCCACCTTATGTTGTCTTTAACGACGCAACACTGATTGAAATGGCTGAAATGTTACCCACGTCTTATGGCGAGATGTTAGCGGTCAACGGCGTAGGGCAACGTAAACTCGATAAATACGCCGATGCCTTTCTTGACCTTATTCAGGAGCACTTGACTAATCATGGCTAA
- the uvrD gene encoding DNA helicase II, which produces MIDPSLLLDGLNDKQREAVAAPLENLLVLAGAGSGKTRVLVHRIAWLMSVEQSSPFSIMSVTFTNKAAREMRGRIDELMMGSSSGMWNGTFHGICHRILRAHYLDAKLPEDFQIIDSDDQQRLLRRIIKAQNLDEKQWQPKPVSWWINGKKDEGLRPSHIDAYHDPVTQTYLKLYSTYQDACDRAGLVDFAEILLRSLELLRDNKYIREHYQARFKHILVDEFQDTNNIQYAWLRMMAGPDAHVMIVGDDDQSIYGWRGAKVENIEKFTVEFPSVKTIRLEQNYRSTGTILEASNTLISNNTERMGKKLWTDGQDGEPISVYSAFNEIDESRFVVNKIKEWHEQGGALSDTAILYRNNAQSRVLEESLLQANLAYRIYGGMRFFDRLEVKDALSYLRLMSNRNDDAAFERVVNTPTRGLGDKTLETIRFAARDRGCTLWDASTALLNEKVLTGRASSALSRFVELVNALEDDTHELPLHEQTNHVIHTSGLYTMYEQEKGEKSKARLENLEELVTATRQFVKPEEAEEMSLLTAFLTHAALEAGEGQADEFDDAVQLMTLHSAKGLEFPMVFMVGVEEGMFPSQMSAEEAGRLEEERRLCYVGMTRAMKKLYITYAEMRRLYGQDKYHKQSRFIRELPETCLDEVRMKAQVSRPTNTGRFSQTVAKENFNETGFTLGARVSHPKFGEGTIINFEGSGPQSRVQVAFNGEGIKWLVTAYAKLEKM; this is translated from the coding sequence ATGATTGATCCCTCACTTTTACTCGACGGTTTAAACGACAAACAACGCGAAGCGGTTGCTGCACCGTTGGAAAATCTTCTCGTATTGGCGGGGGCTGGCAGTGGTAAAACCCGCGTACTTGTACACCGTATTGCGTGGTTGATGTCGGTGGAGCAGTCGTCACCGTTTTCCATTATGTCGGTTACCTTTACCAATAAAGCCGCCCGAGAAATGCGCGGACGGATTGATGAGCTGATGATGGGAAGTTCATCCGGCATGTGGAACGGCACGTTTCATGGTATCTGCCATCGTATTCTGCGTGCTCATTATTTGGATGCTAAGCTACCGGAAGATTTCCAAATTATTGACTCTGATGATCAGCAACGCCTGTTGCGCCGTATCATTAAAGCGCAAAATCTTGATGAAAAGCAGTGGCAACCAAAGCCTGTTTCTTGGTGGATTAATGGTAAGAAAGATGAAGGTCTGCGCCCTTCTCATATTGATGCTTACCATGATCCAGTGACACAAACCTATCTGAAACTGTATTCGACGTATCAAGATGCCTGTGATCGCGCTGGGCTGGTGGATTTTGCGGAGATTTTGCTGCGTAGCTTAGAGCTACTACGTGATAACAAGTACATCCGTGAGCATTACCAAGCACGCTTTAAGCACATTCTGGTCGACGAATTTCAAGATACCAACAACATCCAGTATGCCTGGTTGCGTATGATGGCGGGGCCCGATGCGCATGTCATGATCGTCGGGGATGATGACCAATCTATTTATGGTTGGCGTGGCGCGAAAGTCGAAAATATCGAGAAATTCACGGTTGAGTTTCCTAGTGTCAAAACCATTCGTTTGGAACAAAATTATCGCTCGACGGGGACAATACTCGAAGCGTCGAATACGCTGATTTCCAATAACACTGAGCGCATGGGTAAAAAGCTGTGGACCGACGGCCAAGATGGCGAACCAATTTCGGTGTACTCTGCCTTTAATGAAATTGATGAATCACGCTTTGTGGTCAATAAAATTAAAGAGTGGCACGAACAAGGCGGCGCTTTATCGGATACCGCGATTTTATACCGTAATAATGCGCAATCTCGAGTATTAGAAGAGTCTCTCCTCCAAGCGAATTTAGCGTATCGTATTTATGGTGGTATGCGCTTCTTCGATCGTTTAGAAGTGAAAGATGCGCTGAGTTACTTGCGTTTAATGTCGAATCGTAATGATGACGCGGCTTTTGAGCGTGTGGTGAATACACCAACCCGGGGTTTAGGTGATAAAACACTGGAAACCATTCGGTTTGCTGCGCGAGATCGTGGCTGCACACTGTGGGATGCGAGTACTGCGTTACTCAACGAGAAAGTATTAACGGGCCGAGCCTCATCAGCGCTTAGCCGCTTTGTTGAGCTAGTGAATGCACTGGAAGATGATACCCATGAATTGCCACTGCACGAACAGACCAATCATGTGATCCACACTTCGGGCTTGTATACGATGTATGAGCAAGAAAAAGGTGAGAAATCGAAAGCGCGTCTTGAGAACTTAGAAGAATTGGTCACGGCCACACGCCAGTTTGTTAAGCCAGAAGAAGCCGAAGAAATGTCATTACTGACGGCTTTCTTGACCCATGCGGCACTTGAGGCCGGTGAAGGCCAAGCGGATGAGTTTGATGACGCGGTACAGCTAATGACATTGCACAGTGCCAAAGGCCTTGAATTCCCAATGGTGTTTATGGTGGGTGTCGAAGAGGGCATGTTCCCAAGTCAAATGTCGGCAGAAGAAGCCGGACGCTTGGAAGAAGAGCGTCGCCTCTGTTATGTCGGTATGACACGTGCGATGAAGAAGCTGTATATCACTTACGCAGAAATGCGCCGTTTATATGGGCAAGATAAGTATCACAAGCAATCTCGTTTTATTCGTGAATTGCCAGAGACTTGTTTAGATGAAGTGCGTATGAAAGCGCAAGTGAGTCGCCCAACGAACACTGGACGCTTTAGTCAAACCGTCGCGAAAGAAAACTTCAATGAAACTGGCTTCACGCTTGGTGCTCGTGTTTCGCATCCTAAATTTGGTGAAGGTACGATTATCAATTTTGAAGGGAGTGGGCCACAGAGCCGAGTACAAGTTGCGTTTAATGGTGAAGGCATAAAGTGGTTAGTCACCGCTTACGCTAAGCTAGAAAAAATGTAA
- a CDS encoding iron-siderophore ABC transporter substrate-binding protein → MAQPITVTDDVGTHTFEHIPKRVAVLDWNLIEQVIELGVTPLTATDVKSYGQWVVKPALPKAVHDVGTRGEPNLEKIAALKPDVILITQSQKPLMARLKQIAPVLYYDNFSPEVNSAKVAIDNFKRIAHLLGKEDVAQDKLTAMNAHFVMLKQKIAQHFKGQPPKVLPMRLADTTSAYIYTKNSMSNYVLEQLGLQPALALAPGKWNIVQKPIEDLQHIQQGYVLYILPFNQEKQLQKSFLWQAMPFVRKHHVNAVRSVWSYGGAMSLQYMADAYTDSLLEMPVE, encoded by the coding sequence ATGGCGCAGCCAATCACCGTGACAGATGATGTTGGCACTCATACGTTCGAGCACATTCCTAAGCGAGTGGCGGTTTTAGACTGGAATCTTATTGAGCAAGTGATTGAATTAGGTGTCACGCCACTGACGGCGACGGATGTGAAATCGTATGGGCAGTGGGTGGTGAAACCAGCATTACCTAAAGCGGTGCACGATGTAGGTACGCGCGGTGAGCCGAATTTAGAGAAGATTGCGGCGCTTAAGCCAGATGTCATTTTGATCACTCAGTCCCAAAAGCCCTTAATGGCACGCTTAAAGCAGATTGCGCCTGTCTTGTATTACGACAATTTTTCTCCTGAGGTCAACTCTGCCAAGGTGGCGATTGATAATTTTAAACGCATTGCCCACTTACTGGGGAAAGAAGACGTGGCGCAGGATAAGCTTACGGCGATGAATGCACATTTTGTCATGCTGAAACAAAAAATCGCGCAGCATTTTAAGGGGCAGCCACCAAAAGTATTACCGATGCGATTAGCCGACACTACCTCAGCGTATATCTATACCAAAAACTCGATGTCAAATTATGTGCTTGAGCAGCTTGGCTTGCAGCCAGCGCTCGCGCTTGCGCCGGGCAAGTGGAATATTGTGCAAAAGCCAATTGAAGATTTGCAGCATATCCAACAGGGTTATGTGTTGTATATTTTGCCGTTTAACCAAGAAAAGCAACTGCAAAAATCGTTTTTATGGCAAGCCATGCCGTTTGTTCGCAAGCATCATGTTAACGCTGTGCGTTCGGTGTGGAGTTATGGTGGCGCGATGTCTTTACAGTATATGGCGGATGCGTATACCGATAGCTTGCTTGAGATGCCGGTGGAGTGA
- a CDS encoding DUF3630 family protein, whose product MANFTVNTDALPQGKLLILSPAWDFDSFPELGNTLISMLSASVKERQMDADLHTWLIDFEGTDLLLRAEHYSESIWLETLSNDEGQDVLRFIATLLPSPERSST is encoded by the coding sequence ATGGCTAATTTTACCGTTAATACAGACGCTCTTCCTCAAGGAAAATTACTGATTCTTAGCCCGGCGTGGGATTTTGATTCGTTTCCTGAGCTGGGTAATACTCTAATCTCGATGCTCTCAGCATCGGTGAAAGAGCGGCAGATGGATGCGGATTTGCATACCTGGTTGATTGATTTTGAGGGAACAGATTTATTGTTAAGGGCAGAACATTACAGTGAATCGATTTGGCTAGAGACCTTATCAAACGATGAGGGGCAAGACGTGCTTCGCTTTATCGCCACCTTATTGCCATCACCTGAGCGGTCATCTACCTAA
- a CDS encoding TonB-dependent receptor, translating into MPSFRCSSVNVAVLTALSLSSTSPVFAAQTSAETDKKSTDSVQEVITVQGSQVDIGGVYQGGQVARTGRAGLLGNMDMMDTPFSSTNYTADLIRDQQAKSVADVMLNDPTVRVARGFGNFQELYMIRGFNVYSDDMTLNGVYGILPRQFVAAQMMERVEVFRGANTFLNGAAPGGSAVGGLINIVPKRAGSEPLTRVTAGIQSGGQAYSSLDWSRRYGDAAQDGLRVGLTLRDGDDGVDDQNTQLGSLTVGWDHQGDQWRLSADLGYQDHHIDQPRPSVTPLTSAPSLPNANDNYAQNWTYTDEKQLFGVVRGEYDFTDATTAWLAVGGRHGSEHNLSANPTADSQGNLTAYKFENKREDNILSSDAGVRHRFVTGPVTHTAVLSGSVFYSRSKNATEYSNWGAPESLGSLRDYQQITQPPTDAAISASYGDLDEPSLTQRNLNLGLSAADTLAMLDDAVKVTVGARLQRIDQKSYSYTSSDMTSSYAQNAVTPFMGVVYQPTLDWSLYANYAEALQPGKVAPQSNSGAAVTNAGEVFSPLRSQQYEVGAKYDNGAYGGAISLFQINKNTYLYDEQNRFNDNGEQRNRGIELTGFGQVFEQLNILGGVTFIDGELHKTQNGVNDGHTAIGVPDVTAKLNLEWLVPAVSGLSVNGRAIYTSSQYIDMANEHQLPSWTRFDMGVRYTMQVNNQLLTLNARVENIADKDYWASTGGYPGSNYLVQGAPRTFMLSASYDF; encoded by the coding sequence ATGCCATCCTTTCGCTGCTCTAGCGTAAACGTTGCTGTGCTCACAGCATTGTCACTTAGCTCTACAAGCCCTGTATTTGCCGCGCAAACAAGCGCCGAAACCGATAAAAAATCAACGGATTCAGTACAAGAGGTGATTACTGTGCAAGGTTCACAAGTGGATATTGGTGGCGTATATCAAGGTGGGCAAGTCGCGCGCACAGGCCGAGCCGGTTTGCTGGGCAATATGGATATGATGGATACGCCGTTTTCTAGTACCAATTACACAGCAGATTTAATTCGTGATCAGCAAGCAAAAAGTGTCGCGGATGTGATGCTTAATGACCCTACTGTTCGGGTCGCAAGAGGTTTTGGTAATTTTCAAGAACTCTACATGATTCGTGGTTTTAACGTCTATTCTGACGATATGACGTTAAATGGTGTCTACGGAATTTTGCCTCGCCAATTTGTGGCCGCACAAATGATGGAGCGTGTTGAAGTATTCCGTGGAGCCAATACGTTTCTCAATGGTGCCGCGCCCGGTGGCAGTGCGGTGGGCGGATTGATTAATATCGTCCCGAAACGAGCCGGTAGTGAACCATTAACGCGTGTGACCGCGGGTATTCAATCTGGTGGACAAGCATATAGTTCATTAGATTGGAGTCGCCGTTATGGGGATGCTGCGCAAGATGGACTCCGAGTTGGCCTGACGTTACGCGATGGCGATGATGGCGTTGACGACCAGAATACCCAATTAGGCTCACTGACAGTCGGCTGGGATCACCAAGGAGACCAATGGCGTTTATCGGCCGATTTGGGCTATCAAGATCATCATATTGATCAGCCGCGCCCCAGTGTGACGCCATTGACCAGTGCACCATCGCTACCTAATGCCAACGATAATTATGCGCAAAATTGGACCTATACTGATGAGAAACAATTATTCGGTGTGGTGCGTGGCGAGTATGACTTTACTGATGCGACCACCGCATGGCTCGCGGTGGGTGGGCGTCATGGCAGTGAACATAATTTATCGGCCAACCCGACCGCTGACTCTCAAGGCAATTTAACCGCCTACAAATTTGAAAATAAGCGTGAAGATAACATCCTATCGAGCGATGCGGGCGTTCGCCATCGCTTTGTGACAGGGCCCGTTACCCATACCGCGGTGCTTTCTGGTTCTGTATTCTATTCACGATCTAAGAACGCCACAGAATACTCCAATTGGGGCGCGCCGGAGAGCTTGGGTTCTCTGCGTGATTATCAACAGATTACGCAACCACCGACGGATGCGGCAATCTCGGCCAGTTACGGTGATTTAGATGAGCCATCATTAACGCAGCGTAATCTGAATCTAGGGCTGTCAGCCGCAGATACGCTTGCGATGCTGGATGATGCTGTAAAAGTAACGGTGGGAGCACGTTTACAGCGTATTGATCAAAAATCTTATTCTTATACTAGCAGTGATATGACCTCAAGTTACGCGCAAAATGCGGTCACGCCATTTATGGGCGTGGTCTATCAACCGACGTTGGATTGGTCACTATATGCCAATTATGCTGAGGCATTACAGCCCGGCAAAGTTGCGCCACAATCCAATAGCGGAGCCGCCGTGACCAATGCGGGTGAGGTCTTTTCGCCATTGCGCTCGCAGCAATATGAAGTGGGGGCTAAATACGATAATGGCGCATACGGCGGTGCGATTAGTCTATTTCAAATCAACAAAAACACGTATTTATACGATGAGCAGAACCGTTTTAATGATAATGGCGAGCAGCGCAACCGTGGTATTGAGCTAACCGGTTTTGGGCAAGTGTTTGAGCAATTAAATATTCTAGGTGGCGTGACCTTCATTGATGGCGAGCTACATAAAACCCAAAATGGTGTGAATGATGGCCATACGGCGATTGGTGTGCCGGACGTAACGGCTAAGTTAAATCTTGAATGGCTCGTGCCAGCCGTGTCTGGCTTAAGCGTGAATGGCCGAGCTATTTATACGAGCTCTCAGTACATCGATATGGCGAATGAGCATCAATTACCTTCTTGGACACGTTTTGATATGGGCGTGCGTTATACGATGCAAGTAAACAATCAGCTATTAACGCTCAATGCGCGTGTGGAAAATATTGCAGACAAAGATTATTGGGCATCCACCGGAGGATATCCAGGTAGCAATTACCTAGTGCAAGGTGCGCCACGTACCTTTATGTTATCCGCCAGTTACGACTTTTAG
- the fhuB gene encoding Fe(3+)-hydroxamate ABC transporter permease FhuB, with translation MSYKHLLVASNFLIVIILASLQINQPIGIAQQWHLLFSPDAASAFNDFKFLYAQLPRAVIAVLVGAMLGLVGSLMQQLTQNRLTSPLTLGTSSGAWLALIVINIWWPDAAKDYHALAAMAGAILAFGLILLITGMDNMTGLPMVISGMVINILLGAIAGAIVLLHQQYAQNVFMWGAGDLAQNGWEWVQWLWPRLLPTVLLLIVAPRILFLLRLGQQGAQARGVAVIPAFFVLMLIGVWLVSAAITAVGLIGFIGLLTPNIVRSLGARTPKMELIASMVFGALLLLSTDILAQGLSLWIGQVLPSGVTAAAIGAPALIWFSRRQMQAQDNIAIALPGSRSYVSVPVIVSVTSMALLGLACYFLIQINEQSWHWALPSAYQWMLRWPRVLTALMTGFALALAGTILQRLIYNPLASPDILGVSAGATFALIVSSLFFGQSLMSMQWGTALLGSLVVLVILLLLGRRHHYAPASVILTGIAMSALLQAFVQFCLAQGNQDSYQILQWLAGSTYRVTASQAMLLTGLVVVLGGLSLMMSRALTLLSISRSFAKARGLPTSLTSIALLVIVALLCAVATASMGPVSFVGLVAPHLARMLGAQRTKAQLLLGGVMGATAMIWADWLGQVVLYPNQIAAGTFVAILGALYFLGLLIVNRINARR, from the coding sequence ATGAGTTATAAGCACTTGTTGGTCGCCAGCAATTTTTTGATCGTAATAATATTGGCCAGTCTGCAAATCAACCAGCCGATTGGCATCGCACAGCAGTGGCATTTGCTATTCAGTCCCGATGCGGCCAGTGCATTTAATGACTTTAAATTTTTGTATGCGCAGCTACCGCGTGCGGTCATTGCTGTGTTGGTCGGGGCAATGCTCGGACTCGTTGGCAGCCTGATGCAGCAGCTCACCCAAAACCGCTTAACCTCACCGCTTACTCTAGGCACGTCTTCAGGGGCGTGGTTGGCGCTGATTGTTATCAATATTTGGTGGCCAGATGCGGCGAAAGATTATCATGCGTTGGCGGCGATGGCGGGAGCCATATTGGCTTTTGGCCTAATTCTCTTGATTACCGGTATGGATAATATGACCGGGTTACCCATGGTGATCTCGGGTATGGTCATAAATATTCTCTTGGGCGCGATTGCCGGTGCGATCGTCCTGCTTCATCAGCAATACGCACAAAATGTGTTTATGTGGGGAGCCGGTGATCTTGCCCAAAATGGCTGGGAGTGGGTGCAATGGTTGTGGCCAAGGCTCTTGCCAACTGTTCTGTTATTGATTGTTGCCCCGCGTATTTTATTTTTACTTCGATTAGGCCAGCAAGGCGCGCAAGCGCGAGGTGTCGCGGTTATTCCTGCCTTTTTTGTATTAATGTTGATTGGGGTTTGGTTAGTCTCGGCGGCGATTACTGCGGTGGGCTTGATAGGCTTTATTGGCTTACTGACCCCTAATATTGTGCGCTCGTTGGGGGCGCGTACCCCAAAAATGGAGTTGATCGCCAGTATGGTGTTTGGCGCATTATTGCTGCTCAGCACCGATATATTGGCACAAGGACTAAGCCTGTGGATAGGACAGGTGTTACCAAGCGGAGTGACCGCTGCGGCTATAGGCGCACCAGCTCTGATTTGGTTCAGTCGTCGTCAGATGCAGGCACAAGATAACATCGCCATTGCGCTACCGGGGTCACGTTCATACGTTAGTGTCCCAGTGATAGTGAGTGTGACCAGCATGGCGCTACTCGGGTTAGCCTGCTATTTCTTGATACAGATTAACGAGCAAAGTTGGCACTGGGCACTGCCTTCTGCTTATCAATGGATGCTACGTTGGCCTCGCGTACTTACGGCACTGATGACCGGTTTTGCACTGGCACTGGCTGGCACCATTTTACAACGTTTAATTTATAACCCACTCGCCAGCCCTGATATTTTAGGTGTGTCTGCGGGAGCAACCTTTGCATTAATTGTAAGCAGTTTGTTTTTTGGACAATCGTTAATGTCAATGCAATGGGGTACAGCGTTGTTGGGTAGCCTCGTTGTGTTGGTGATTTTACTGCTCTTGGGGCGTCGCCATCATTATGCGCCTGCTAGCGTTATCCTCACGGGGATTGCTATGTCGGCACTGTTACAAGCGTTTGTCCAATTTTGCTTAGCACAAGGTAATCAAGACAGTTATCAGATTTTGCAGTGGTTAGCGGGCTCGACTTATCGAGTAACGGCAAGCCAAGCCATGCTTCTCACCGGGCTGGTGGTCGTATTAGGGGGGTTGAGCCTTATGATGTCGCGCGCATTAACGTTACTGTCGATTAGCCGGTCTTTTGCTAAGGCTCGCGGTTTACCCACCTCGTTAACCTCTATCGCACTATTGGTGATTGTGGCGTTGCTGTGCGCGGTCGCGACAGCGAGCATGGGACCGGTGTCTTTTGTCGGACTAGTTGCCCCTCATTTGGCACGTATGTTGGGTGCGCAGCGTACCAAAGCGCAACTACTATTAGGCGGCGTCATGGGGGCGACTGCGATGATTTGGGCTGATTGGTTAGGACAAGTGGTGCTATACCCTAACCAAATAGCGGCAGGAACCTTTGTGGCGATCCTTGGCGCGCTCTATTTTCTTGGCCTCTTAATCGTCAATCGTATTAATGCTAGGCGCTAG